The following are encoded in a window of Longibacter salinarum genomic DNA:
- a CDS encoding sugar transferase gives MIKRSIDIVGSLALLTLTFPVLAGAALAVYLSLGRPILFRQIRPGKNEVPFILIKLRTMREDNGEVSDADRLTPVGRWLRRTSIDELPSLINVLRGDMSLVGPRPLLMKYLPFYTETERLRHSIRPGLTGWAQVHGRNNLDWDKRFQLDIYYVKNRSLALDLNILLRTAGTVLSQRGVVPSSNMTLSDLDVARRERRRRPLLSVDS, from the coding sequence ATGATCAAACGATCAATCGACATTGTCGGAAGCCTTGCGCTTCTCACACTCACTTTTCCCGTCCTCGCCGGTGCAGCACTGGCAGTCTACCTGTCTCTCGGACGCCCGATCCTCTTCCGCCAGATTCGTCCCGGTAAAAACGAGGTCCCGTTTATCCTTATCAAGCTTCGGACGATGCGCGAGGACAACGGCGAAGTGTCCGATGCCGACCGTCTCACTCCGGTTGGACGCTGGCTTCGGCGAACAAGTATTGACGAGCTTCCATCCCTCATTAACGTTCTTCGGGGAGACATGAGCCTCGTCGGCCCGCGACCGCTGCTTATGAAATACCTCCCATTTTACACGGAAACAGAACGTCTCCGACACAGCATTCGCCCGGGACTCACAGGCTGGGCTCAGGTGCATGGGAGAAATAACCTCGACTGGGATAAGCGATTTCAGTTGGACATCTATTACGTCAAGAATAGATCGCTTGCCCTGGACCTGAACATTCTCTTGCGGACGGCTGGCACCGTTCTCTCACAGCGCGGCGTCGTTCCTTCTTCAAACATGACCCTTTCCGATCTCGATGTAGCCCGACGCGAGCGTCGTCGCCGGCCGCTGCTTTCGGTCGACTCGTGA
- a CDS encoding DegT/DnrJ/EryC1/StrS family aminotransferase, whose protein sequence is MDPIPLSQPDISEMERSYVSDVLESTRLSFGPYLKRFERQMADRCGTSHAIAVSSGTAALHCIVRSLHLQPGDEILTTPYSFVASSNALLFEDLEPVFVDIDPDTYNIDIEKAKAALTARTKGILAVDVFGVPADWPALTEFAETHDLALIDDACEALGASIGDRPIGAWGDAASFGFYPNKQMTTGEGGCITTNDADLAAICQSLRNQGRATTAEMRHVRLGFNYRLSEMQAALGCAQLDRLDDLLDRRSQAAEAYSEALAPLHHMLHRPTSAPLGQRSWFVYVVRLHDSAPPDARDRLVDALHNAGIGAAPYFPSIHLQPYYRDRFGFTSGSLPIAERVAARTLALPFFPAITSAQIERVAETISRVLPPILDPAPSQRATSS, encoded by the coding sequence ATGGATCCGATTCCGCTCTCGCAACCCGACATTAGCGAGATGGAGCGGTCGTATGTGTCCGATGTGCTCGAGTCGACGCGACTCTCTTTCGGTCCGTATCTGAAACGCTTCGAGAGGCAAATGGCCGACCGATGTGGAACGAGTCACGCTATTGCCGTGAGCAGCGGGACGGCAGCGCTGCACTGCATCGTCCGCAGCCTGCATCTCCAACCCGGGGATGAGATCCTAACCACGCCATATAGCTTCGTCGCGTCGTCGAACGCGCTACTATTCGAGGATCTTGAGCCAGTGTTTGTGGACATCGATCCCGATACGTATAATATCGACATTGAGAAGGCGAAGGCTGCTCTGACTGCCAGAACGAAAGGCATACTTGCCGTCGATGTTTTCGGCGTGCCGGCCGACTGGCCCGCACTTACGGAATTTGCTGAAACGCATGACCTCGCTCTGATTGACGATGCATGTGAAGCGCTTGGTGCCTCCATCGGCGACCGCCCGATCGGTGCATGGGGCGATGCGGCGTCGTTCGGTTTCTATCCGAACAAACAGATGACAACCGGCGAAGGTGGATGCATCACGACAAACGATGCGGACCTCGCCGCAATCTGCCAATCGCTTCGAAATCAAGGACGTGCCACGACCGCAGAAATGCGCCACGTTCGACTCGGCTTCAACTACCGGCTGAGTGAAATGCAGGCAGCGTTGGGTTGTGCACAGCTGGACCGCCTCGATGATCTTCTCGACCGCCGCTCTCAGGCAGCTGAAGCGTACAGTGAAGCTCTCGCCCCATTACACCACATGTTGCATCGGCCGACATCGGCCCCGTTGGGGCAGCGAAGCTGGTTCGTATACGTTGTCCGACTTCACGACAGTGCTCCCCCCGATGCACGGGACCGATTGGTCGATGCTCTCCATAATGCGGGTATCGGCGCCGCACCGTACTTCCCGAGCATCCATCTACAACCGTATTACCGCGACCGTTTCGGCTTCACCTCCGGGTCCCTCCCCATTGCCGAACGTGTCGCTGCGCGAACGCTCGCTCTTCCGTTCTTCCCTGCGATCACGTCCGCCCAGATCGAACGTGTCGCTGAAACGATAAGCCGCGTGCTGCCGCCCATCCTGGACCCGGCCCCCTCCCAACGTGCTACGTCGTCATGA
- a CDS encoding UDP-glucose dehydrogenase family protein — translation MNIAIIGTGYVGLVSGTCFAEMGNQVTCVDIDEDKVDMLRSGKLPIYEPDLEHYFARNRKEERLSFTTDYEDAVLDAEVIFLALPTPPGEDGSADLSYVLQAAGTIADLLVEQDDPGYRIIVNKSTVPVGTADRVSETMADRGLTTGEHYDVVSNPEFLREGAAVDDFMKPDRVVIGTSSEKAANKMTRLYEPFVRQGNPILVVDERSAEMIKYTANSILATRISFMNEIANLCERVGADVDKVRLGISKDHRIGRHFLYAGIGFGGSCFPKDVQALHRTGRQHGYDFQILDSVLSVNDQQRELMVHRLDEYFDGDLEGKKIAMWGLAFKPNTDDVREAPSHVIIEGLLERGAEVTAFDPEAIETTKVNFGDSISYAEDMYAPLENADALVICTEWHEFRRPDLARVHDTLGTPVVFDGRNLYDPSRMAEMGFEYFSIGRPHVAPQEDAEAIKAALSENGQA, via the coding sequence ATGAATATCGCAATTATCGGGACCGGCTATGTCGGTCTTGTTTCTGGAACCTGTTTCGCTGAAATGGGCAACCAGGTAACCTGTGTAGACATCGACGAAGACAAGGTTGACATGCTTCGTAGCGGCAAACTGCCGATCTATGAGCCCGACCTGGAACACTATTTCGCCCGCAACCGGAAAGAAGAGCGGCTGTCTTTTACGACCGATTATGAGGATGCCGTTCTCGATGCGGAGGTGATTTTCCTCGCATTGCCGACCCCTCCTGGCGAAGACGGTTCCGCAGACCTGAGTTATGTTCTTCAGGCGGCCGGCACCATCGCCGATCTCCTGGTTGAGCAGGACGATCCCGGATACCGCATCATCGTCAACAAGAGCACGGTCCCGGTCGGAACGGCGGATCGCGTGTCGGAAACGATGGCCGACCGAGGTCTCACCACGGGTGAGCACTACGATGTGGTATCGAACCCGGAGTTTCTCCGCGAGGGCGCGGCTGTCGATGACTTCATGAAGCCGGACCGTGTCGTGATCGGTACGTCCAGCGAGAAGGCCGCAAACAAGATGACGCGACTGTACGAGCCGTTCGTCCGTCAGGGGAATCCGATCCTGGTCGTGGATGAGCGCTCGGCGGAGATGATCAAGTATACCGCCAACTCGATTCTGGCGACGCGCATCTCGTTCATGAATGAGATCGCCAACCTGTGCGAGCGCGTGGGAGCGGACGTAGACAAGGTCCGACTCGGCATCAGCAAGGATCATCGTATCGGGCGCCACTTCCTTTACGCAGGCATCGGCTTCGGCGGAAGCTGCTTCCCGAAAGATGTCCAGGCCCTTCATCGCACCGGCCGCCAGCACGGATACGACTTTCAGATTCTGGACTCCGTGCTGAGTGTGAACGATCAGCAGCGCGAGCTGATGGTTCACCGCCTCGATGAGTACTTCGACGGGGATCTCGAAGGCAAGAAGATCGCCATGTGGGGGCTCGCGTTCAAACCAAATACCGATGACGTACGTGAAGCGCCTTCCCACGTGATTATCGAGGGACTACTTGAGCGCGGGGCGGAGGTCACGGCGTTCGATCCGGAAGCGATCGAGACGACCAAAGTCAACTTTGGCGACAGCATTTCTTACGCCGAAGACATGTACGCGCCGCTCGAGAATGCGGATGCACTGGTCATTTGTACTGAGTGGCACGAATTCCGCCGCCCCGACCTCGCTCGGGTCCACGACACGCTTGGTACCCCGGTTGTCTTCGACGGTCGGAATCTTTACGACCCGTCGCGGATGGCAGAAATGGGCTTTGAATACTTCAGCATTGGACGGCCGCACGTGGCCCCACAGGAAGACGCTGAGGCAATTAAAGCCGCGCTGTCCGAGAACGGACAGGCATAA
- a CDS encoding UDP-glucuronic acid decarboxylase family protein: MPRTLITGGAGFLGSHLCDRFIDEGHEVICMDNLITGDTQNIEHLFELGNDRFRFVKHDVTDFIHVGGELDYVLHFASPASPIDYLELPIQTLKVGALGTHKALGLAKAKDARLLLASTSEVYGDPEIHPQKEDYWGNVNPIGPRGVYDEAKRFAEAMTMAYHRYHGVETRIVRIFNTYGPRMRIDDGRALPTFMSQALNGEPLTVYGDGSQTRSFCFVDDLVDGIFRLLMSDESDPVNIGNPDEITIKEFAEEIIELTGSDSSLTFEPLPKDDPQVRQPDITRAREVLGWTPAVDRKDGLKRTLDYFRKEMGLAPVEA, from the coding sequence ATGCCTCGTACACTTATAACAGGAGGCGCCGGCTTCCTAGGGTCGCACCTCTGTGATCGGTTCATCGACGAGGGGCACGAGGTTATCTGTATGGATAACCTGATCACCGGCGATACCCAAAACATCGAGCATCTTTTCGAGCTCGGTAACGATCGGTTCCGTTTCGTTAAACACGACGTCACGGACTTCATCCACGTCGGTGGCGAGCTGGACTACGTTCTCCACTTTGCAAGTCCGGCCTCCCCAATCGACTATCTGGAACTCCCAATCCAGACGTTGAAGGTCGGAGCGCTCGGAACGCATAAGGCGCTCGGGCTCGCGAAAGCGAAAGACGCACGCCTTCTCCTTGCTTCGACGAGCGAGGTGTACGGCGATCCCGAAATTCATCCACAGAAAGAGGACTACTGGGGCAACGTGAATCCCATCGGGCCGCGCGGCGTCTATGACGAGGCGAAGCGGTTTGCCGAAGCAATGACGATGGCGTATCACCGGTACCACGGCGTCGAGACGCGCATCGTCCGGATCTTTAACACCTACGGTCCGCGGATGCGAATCGACGATGGCCGCGCCCTACCGACGTTTATGTCGCAGGCGTTGAACGGGGAGCCGCTCACCGTGTACGGCGATGGAAGCCAGACGCGAAGCTTTTGCTTCGTAGACGACCTGGTGGATGGTATTTTTCGCCTTCTGATGAGTGATGAATCCGATCCCGTCAATATTGGAAACCCTGACGAGATCACCATCAAAGAATTTGCCGAGGAGATCATCGAGCTTACAGGTTCCGATAGCTCGCTGACGTTTGAGCCGCTTCCGAAAGACGACCCACAGGTGCGTCAACCAGACATTACCCGCGCTCGGGAGGTTCTTGGATGGACACCCGCCGTGGACCGGAAAGATGGACTGAAACGGACCCTTGACTACTTCCGGAAGGAAATGGGGCTTGCCCCAGTGGAAGCTTAG
- the cysD gene encoding sulfate adenylyltransferase subunit CysD, with product MVFSNDTSKHLAWLESEAVHLMREAAAQFERPVLMFSGGKDSLLMVHLARKAFHPGPIPFPLLHVDTGHNFPETIRFRDDLVDRLGVDLIVRSVEETIKKGLAKEEKGITPSRNKAQIPTLLAAIQEHKFDVALGGARRDEEKARAKERFFSHRDRFGQWDPKNQRPELWNLYNGRSEKGEHFRAFPLSNWTELDVWQYILQQDLEIPSLYLAHKRDVVEREGVFLSKSPYIELQEGEVYVEKMVRFRTIGDMTCTGAVESTATTLEEVVEEVATAQRAERGARADDKRSEAAMEDRKRQGYF from the coding sequence ATGGTTTTTTCGAACGATACCTCGAAGCACCTAGCCTGGCTTGAGTCCGAGGCGGTTCACCTGATGCGTGAGGCTGCGGCCCAGTTTGAACGGCCCGTGCTCATGTTTTCGGGTGGAAAGGATTCCCTTTTGATGGTTCACCTCGCCCGAAAGGCGTTTCATCCCGGACCCATCCCGTTTCCGCTGCTCCACGTCGACACCGGGCACAACTTTCCGGAGACGATCCGCTTTCGCGATGACCTGGTCGACCGACTGGGAGTGGACTTGATCGTGCGAAGCGTGGAGGAGACGATTAAGAAAGGCCTTGCGAAGGAGGAGAAGGGAATTACTCCAAGCCGAAATAAGGCGCAGATTCCAACGCTCCTCGCCGCGATTCAAGAGCACAAGTTCGATGTTGCCCTCGGTGGTGCGCGTCGTGACGAAGAGAAGGCCCGCGCCAAAGAACGTTTCTTCTCCCACCGCGACCGGTTCGGTCAGTGGGACCCGAAGAACCAACGGCCCGAACTCTGGAACCTGTACAACGGTCGCAGCGAAAAGGGAGAGCACTTCCGTGCCTTTCCTCTGTCGAACTGGACGGAACTGGATGTCTGGCAGTACATCCTGCAGCAGGACCTGGAGATTCCGAGCCTCTACCTCGCGCATAAACGTGACGTGGTGGAGCGGGAAGGGGTCTTTCTTTCCAAGTCCCCCTACATCGAACTGCAGGAGGGCGAAGTCTACGTTGAAAAGATGGTTCGCTTCCGTACCATCGGCGATATGACGTGCACAGGTGCCGTGGAGTCGACGGCGACAACGCTTGAGGAAGTGGTTGAAGAGGTAGCGACTGCACAACGGGCCGAGCGTGGTGCACGCGCAGATGACAAGCGGTCTGAGGCCGCGATGGAGGACCGCAAACGGCAGGGATATTTCTAA
- the cysN gene encoding sulfate adenylyltransferase subunit CysN translates to MTLRLSHFKLRIDRMDVLRFTTAGSVDDGKSTLIGRLMYDTQQIFEEKLEEIQRNTQREDEDLELALLTDGLRAEREQGITIDVAYRYFATPKRKFIIADTPGHEQYTRNMVTGASTAELAVVLIDATNGVLQQSRRHGFIASLLQIPHMIVAVNKMDLVDYDESVFREIEEEYRAFAEKLDMDDITFIPISALKGDNVVESSDNTPWYNGSTLLHKLETVKTQSDRNQVDFRYPVQHVIRPNQDFRGYAGQIASGKIRPGEEVIVLPSERSTSVESIVTLDGDQEEAGPGESIVMTLEDEIDVSRGSMIVRARNRPEVTRSIDADLCWMDEEAMRTDRPYIIQHTTRRTQAYVSKVVYRMNINSLHREEADTFRLNELGRVELETADPLFIDPYKVNRSTGAFILIDPDTNATVGAGMIRGVAENVAPYGTESETGMERATSPNVVWEELNVPREERESRNGHKAAVMWLTGLSGSGKSTIAKELERRLYDLGCQTMMLDGDNVRHGLSGDLGFSARDRKENIRRVGEVARLFFEQGNVTLCTFVSPYQEDRDRVRELLPDDRFFEVHVDCDIEVCKERDPKGLYAKAESGEIANFTGVTAPYEEPESPEVVVHSDTDDVEACVDQLVEALKQRGIIE, encoded by the coding sequence ATCACACTTCGCCTTTCGCACTTCAAACTTCGCATTGACAGAATGGACGTTCTTCGATTTACCACCGCCGGCAGTGTTGACGACGGCAAGAGCACGCTCATTGGCCGGCTCATGTACGACACGCAGCAGATCTTTGAGGAGAAGCTGGAGGAAATCCAGCGAAACACGCAGCGGGAAGACGAAGATCTAGAGCTGGCGCTTCTGACGGATGGTCTCCGTGCCGAGCGTGAGCAGGGCATTACGATCGACGTCGCCTACCGCTACTTCGCGACGCCGAAGCGGAAGTTTATCATCGCGGACACGCCGGGCCATGAGCAGTACACGCGCAACATGGTGACCGGTGCATCCACGGCGGAGCTGGCCGTGGTGTTGATCGACGCGACCAATGGCGTACTGCAGCAGAGCCGGCGGCACGGCTTCATCGCCTCGCTCCTGCAGATCCCGCACATGATCGTGGCGGTGAACAAGATGGACCTCGTGGATTACGACGAGTCCGTCTTCCGCGAGATTGAGGAGGAGTATCGAGCATTCGCCGAGAAGCTCGATATGGACGACATCACGTTCATCCCGATTTCGGCGCTAAAAGGCGACAACGTCGTTGAATCGTCGGACAACACGCCGTGGTACAACGGAAGCACGCTGCTCCATAAGCTGGAGACCGTCAAGACGCAGAGCGACCGGAACCAGGTCGATTTCCGCTATCCGGTGCAGCACGTCATCCGGCCGAACCAGGACTTCCGTGGCTATGCGGGGCAGATTGCGTCGGGTAAAATTCGCCCGGGTGAAGAAGTCATCGTCCTCCCGTCCGAGCGGTCTACGTCGGTTGAGTCGATCGTCACGCTTGACGGCGATCAGGAAGAAGCCGGACCGGGCGAGTCCATCGTCATGACGCTGGAGGATGAGATTGACGTGAGCCGGGGCTCGATGATCGTTCGGGCGCGCAACCGTCCGGAGGTGACCCGTTCCATCGATGCCGATCTGTGTTGGATGGACGAAGAGGCGATGCGGACCGACCGTCCGTACATCATCCAGCATACGACGCGCCGTACGCAGGCGTACGTGTCCAAGGTGGTGTATCGCATGAACATCAACTCGCTCCACCGCGAGGAGGCCGATACCTTCCGCTTGAACGAACTCGGACGCGTCGAACTGGAAACGGCGGATCCGCTCTTCATCGATCCGTACAAGGTGAACCGCTCAACCGGCGCGTTCATCCTGATCGATCCCGACACGAATGCTACGGTTGGAGCTGGAATGATCCGTGGTGTAGCCGAGAACGTGGCGCCGTACGGAACGGAGTCCGAAACGGGCATGGAGCGAGCGACCTCGCCGAATGTCGTCTGGGAAGAGCTGAACGTCCCGCGCGAAGAGCGCGAGTCTCGCAATGGCCATAAGGCAGCCGTCATGTGGCTGACCGGTCTCTCCGGTTCCGGCAAATCGACCATTGCGAAGGAACTGGAGCGCCGCCTCTACGACCTCGGATGCCAGACCATGATGCTTGATGGCGACAATGTGCGCCACGGCCTCTCCGGCGATCTTGGCTTCTCCGCTCGCGACCGGAAGGAAAACATCCGGCGCGTTGGTGAGGTCGCACGCCTCTTCTTTGAGCAAGGCAATGTGACGCTGTGCACCTTCGTTTCGCCGTACCAGGAGGATCGGGACCGTGTCCGGGAATTGCTTCCCGACGACCGGTTCTTCGAAGTCCACGTCGACTGCGACATCGAGGTTTGCAAAGAGCGCGATCCGAAAGGCCTCTACGCCAAAGCCGAGAGCGGTGAGATCGCGAACTTTACGGGTGTGACGGCTCCGTACGAAGAGCCCGAATCGCCTGAGGTCGTGGTCCACAGCGACACGGATGATGTCGAAGCCTGCGTTGACCAGCTGGTTGAAGCGCTGAAGCAACGTGGCATCATCGAGTAA
- the rfbB gene encoding dTDP-glucose 4,6-dehydratase, which translates to MSEPIIVTGGAGFIGSAVVRQLIRDTNAEVVTVDRLTYAGHRANLGPVLNSPRHTLVVEDIADAGAMKDVFEEFQPGAVMHLAAESHVDRSIDGPAAFIETNILGTYTLLEAARHHWRSLDDDAADAFRFLHVSTDEVYGELGDEGAFHETTPYDPSSPYSASKASADHLARAWHRTYGLPVLVTNCSNNYGPYQYPEKLIPVILLKALAGDAIPVYGTGENVRDWLYVEDHATALRAVLEKGELGETYNIGGRAERQNIEVVHAVCDVLEELHPRSGDDYRSLISFVEDRPGHDWRYAIDCSKIERELGWTPSTTFEDGIRQTVKWYLEHLDWVDEVLDGYDLSRLGTDA; encoded by the coding sequence ATGTCTGAGCCCATCATCGTCACCGGCGGCGCCGGATTTATCGGTTCTGCCGTCGTTCGTCAGCTTATTCGCGATACGAATGCTGAAGTCGTTACGGTCGATCGGCTGACGTACGCTGGCCATCGTGCCAATCTCGGCCCGGTTCTGAACAGTCCGCGGCATACGCTCGTCGTGGAAGATATCGCGGATGCCGGAGCCATGAAGGATGTGTTCGAGGAATTTCAGCCGGGCGCGGTCATGCATCTGGCCGCGGAGTCGCACGTGGACCGATCGATCGATGGGCCGGCTGCGTTCATCGAGACGAACATTCTCGGGACGTACACGCTCCTCGAGGCTGCACGGCACCACTGGCGCTCGCTTGACGATGATGCCGCGGATGCCTTCCGTTTCCTCCACGTGTCGACCGACGAGGTGTACGGTGAACTCGGGGACGAGGGCGCGTTCCACGAAACGACGCCCTACGATCCCAGCTCGCCGTATTCTGCGAGTAAGGCCTCGGCCGACCATCTGGCCCGTGCGTGGCACCGAACGTACGGTTTGCCGGTCCTGGTAACGAACTGTTCGAATAACTACGGCCCGTATCAGTACCCGGAAAAGCTGATTCCGGTGATTCTGCTCAAAGCGCTCGCCGGCGATGCCATTCCCGTTTATGGTACCGGCGAAAATGTTCGGGACTGGTTGTACGTTGAAGATCACGCAACTGCGCTTCGCGCCGTCCTCGAAAAGGGGGAGCTGGGTGAGACGTACAACATCGGGGGACGCGCCGAACGCCAGAATATTGAAGTTGTCCACGCGGTCTGCGACGTTCTCGAAGAGCTACATCCCAGAAGCGGCGACGACTATCGGTCGCTCATTTCCTTCGTAGAAGACCGCCCGGGCCATGACTGGCGCTACGCGATCGATTGCTCTAAGATCGAGCGCGAGCTGGGCTGGACGCCGTCGACGACGTTCGAGGACGGCATCCGGCAGACAGTCAAATGGTATCTTGAGCACCTCGACTGGGTGGATGAAGTGCTAGATGGTTACGATCTGTCGAGGCTCGGGACGGATGCGTAG
- a CDS encoding oligosaccharide flippase family protein, which translates to MNSSTDSEPSLFDNKSLKKESVTGGLVSLAGQAGIFVLRLGSLAVLVRLVESEGFGLVAMAMTVITLLTDLGLTKATVRRSIDFSSLFRIEVMSHADAVVIAVSAAVLGYKLPHGVGSFARRRIVFEMRFGSYPVRRAAIEQTHFG; encoded by the coding sequence ATGAATTCGTCCACCGACTCAGAGCCGTCTTTATTTGACAACAAGAGTCTCAAGAAAGAGTCGGTAACGGGAGGACTTGTCAGCCTGGCTGGACAGGCGGGGATTTTCGTTTTGCGACTGGGGTCGCTCGCGGTTCTCGTTCGTCTCGTGGAGTCGGAAGGGTTTGGGCTTGTAGCGATGGCGATGACCGTGATCACGCTACTCACAGATCTTGGCCTAACGAAAGCAACAGTGCGGCGGTCGATAGACTTCTCATCGCTGTTTCGCATCGAGGTCATGTCTCATGCCGATGCGGTAGTGATAGCGGTTTCGGCCGCTGTGCTCGGATATAAGCTACCTCACGGCGTGGGCTCTTTTGCCCGGAGGCGTATCGTATTTGAAATGCGTTTCGGATCTTATCCGGTCAG